TGCGAACTTAAGGCATAGTCGAAGGTGAAATCGTTAAAAGGCAGCCGGATTTCTGTAATGCCGATGTAGCGTTTTTCTTCTTTGCCTCGCAAGTAATCCGCGAAAAACGCAGACAGACCGCTTCGCCTTTTTTCAACCAGTTCTTCGAGATTGTTTTCATAACGGCTGAAATCAAACTTTTCCTTTTCCTCAGTCACCTTGTTAAGCATGTCGGCAAAAATCAACGCCACTTTGGAATTAAGCGTATCCATGTCCAGGCTAAAGAGGGGATCGCAGCTGACGCATTGTTTGGCTTTCCCTGTCAATTCAGCGTTGATGGCACTGGGGCCGCAGCCAAATTCAAGGATTTTCCCCTGAAGATCCGTGTCAGTTAAATCAAACATTTCCTTGTATTCATCGACATGATGGCCCCAGATTACCAGCTTGTTCATAACTCCTGCCCCTTAATGCACAATGCCTGCTAAAAATGAAGTTGCAACTTGAATTTGATTGGGTATAGTCTAGCCTATTTGTTTAAGTAACAGGAAGTCAACTATGCATACTGGATTACACCACGCCCTTGGCGAGACTTATGATCTGTTACGCGACAGCGTTTATCAGTTCGCGCAACATGAAATCGCCCCCATTGCCGCGCAGATTGACGCGGAAAACACCTTTCCCAATCACCTCTGGCGAAAACTGGGCGACATGGGCCTGCTAGGCATTACGGTCAGTGAGGAATACGGCGGGGCGAACATGGGTTATCTGGCTCACGCCATTGCCATGGAAGAAATTTCGCGCGCCTCAGCCTCGGTCGGCTTAAGTTACGGCGCTCATTCCAACCTCTGCGTCAACCAGATTTATCTGAACGGCAACCGCGAGCAAAAGCGTCATTATTTGCCTAAACTTATAAGTGGGGAGTTTGTCGGCGCGCTGGCCATGAGTGAGTCCAACTCCGGTTCTGATGTCGTCAGCATGCAGTTGCACGCCCAGTCTCAAGGTGATCATTTTATTCTCAATGGCACTAAAATGTGGATTACCAATGGCCCGGATGCCGATGTTCTGGTGGTTTATGCCAAAACAGACAAGCAGGCTGGCAGCAAAGGCATTACCGCCTTTCTGATTGAGAAAGGCATGAAGGGATTCAAAACGGCGCAAAAACTCGATAAATTGGGAATGCGCGGTTCCAACACCTGCGAGCTGGTGTTTGAAGATTGCCAGGTACCGGCTGAAAATATTCTTGGCGAACTGAATAAGGGCGCCAAAGTGCTGATGAGCGGTCTTGACTATGAGCGGACCATCCTGGCGGCCGGACCCGTAGGCATCATGCAGGCGTGTTTGGATGTGGTCATACCCTACGTCCATGAGCGTAAACAATTTGGGCAGCCGATTGGCGAATTCCAGTTTATTCAGGGTAAACTGGCTGACATGTACACGGAATTAAGCGCCTCGCGATCCTACCTTTATGCCGTAGCAAAGGCCTGTGATCAGGGGTTGGTCAACCGCATCGATGCCGCCGGCGTGATCCTTTATACTGCCGAGAAGGCCACACAAATGGCACTGCAGGCTATTCAAACTCTGGGCGGGAATGGCTATATTAATGAATACCCCACAGGGCGTTTGTTACGGGATGCCAAATTGTACGAAATTGGCGCAGGTACCTCCGAGATACGGCGCATGTTAATTGGCCGTGAACTATTTAAAGAAACTTCATAAGGAAAAGGAAAATGAGTATGGATCAGAATGATATCGTCATCGTTGCTGCCAAACGCACCCCCATGGGTAACATGCTGGGCGCTTTGTCAGCATTGACAGCACCGGAATTAGGGGCCATTGCTCATCGTGCAGCACTCGAACAGGCTGGCATTTCTCCCTCTGATATTGATGAAGTCATCACCGGCTGCGTATTACAGGCAGGCATCGGGCAGGCGCCTGGACGCCAAGCCGCCATTGGCGCAGGCATTCCTGATTCCACGGGGGCAACCACCATTAATAAAATGTGCGGCTCTGGCATGAAAGCGGTGATGCTGGGTCATGATTTAATCAAAGCCGGCTCCGCCAATGTCGTGCTGGCCAGCGGCATGGAAAGCATGAGCAATGCACCTTACCTGCTTGAAAAAGCCCGCTCCGGCTACCGTCTTGGCCATGGTCAGCTGAAAGATCACATGTTCCTCGATGGGTTGGAAGATGCCTATGAGCGCGGCCAGTTAATGGGTTGTTTTGCCGAGCAGACAGCTGAACATTTTGGTTTTACCCGGGCTCAGCAGGATGACTACGCATCCCGTTCATTGACTCGTGCCCTGCAGGCGCAACAGGACAATGGCTTTGCTGACGAAATCGCACCTGTTACTATCACAGACCGTAAAGGGGAAGTCACCGTATCCAAAGATGAAAGCCCCGATGCTGGCAAATTAAACAAGATTCCCACGCTGCGTCCGGCGTTTAAAGCAGACGGCACGGTGACTGCGGCCAACTCAAGTTCCATCTCCGATGGCGCGGCAAGCCTTATCCTCATGACCGCTGAACAGGCTAAAAAACGTGGCGTAAAGCCCTTGGCCCGAATCCTTGCTCACGCAACCCATGCTCAGGCACCCGAGTGGTTTACCACCGCTCCCGTGGATGCGATTCGTAAAGTCATGAACAAAGCCGGCTGGACTAAAAATGAAGTTGACCTTTTTGAAATCAACGAAGCCTTTGCGGTAGTCGCCATGGCGGCCATTACCCAGCTTGAACTGGATGACAATAAAGTCAATATTCACGGCGGCGCCTGTGCTTTGGGCCACCCCATTGGCGCATCCGGTGCACGCATTTTAGTCACGCTCATCCATGCGCTGAAACAACGCCAGAAGACCCGCGGCATTGCCGCTCTCTGCATTGGCGGCGGAGAAGCAACGGCCATGGCCATTGAACTGGTTTAGTGGCTGCCCTACTCCACTGGATGATGCCCGCATCGGTTTGACGGTTGCGGGCATCGTCAAAATAAAAATAACAAAGGATGTACATGCTTCGTCAAAGTCTTATCTATCTTGCTTTAAGCATTCTGGTCATTGTCTTTGCCAAATACGCCCATCTGCTGATTGTGTATATCGACATGTTTTATGCCTACGTGAATTTCAAGCTCGCCGCCGTGTTTAGTCACACCGGCATCGGTTTATTGATTCGCAAGGTGATTCTGCTGACCTTGATTCCTATCCTTTTAGCCTCAGTCCCAGCACTCATTTATCGTCCGATTCGAGGCAAACCCATGCCTTATCTGCTTGAGCTGACCTGGTGTCTTTGGTTAATTATTGTATTGAGCAACATACTGATTCATTAAGGATTATCATGGCAAAAATTGTCAGTCAGATTAATACGGCAAGCACGGAGTTTAAACAAAACGCAGCCGCTATGGACGCCCTGGTTTTGCAGTTACGCGGTCTTGTCGAGCAAATCGCCCGGGGCGGCGATGACAAGGCGCGTGCCAGGCATTTAAAGCATGGCAAGCTGTTGCCACGCGAGAGGCTGCAGCAATTGCTGGATCCCGGCAGCCCGTTCCTGGAGTTATCGCAGCTTGCAGCCTATCAGGTGTATGACGACGTCGTCCCCGCGGCCGGCATCATTACCGGCATTGGACGAATCAATGGCACAGAATGCATCATTGTGGTCAATGATGCCACCGTGAAAGGCGGCACCTATTATCCGCTTACGGTTAAAAAGCATTTAAGGGCTCAGGACATCGCACGCACCAACCACCTGCCCTGCGTTTATCTGGTGGATTCCGGCGGCGCCTTTTTACCACGGCAGGATGACGTGTTCCCTGATCGCGATCATTTTGGCCGCATTTTTTATAATCAGGCCACGTTGTCTGCCGAAAACATCCCGCAGATTGCCGTGGTTATGGGTTCGTGTACCGCAGGCGGCGCTTACGTCCCGGCCATGGCCGACGAATCCATCATGGTCCGCAATCAAGCCACCATTTTTTTAGGTGGCCCGCCGCTGGTCAAAGCGGCGACCGGTGAAGTGATCAGCGCCGAAGAACTGGGCGGCGCCGATGTCCATTGCCGTCAATCCGGTGTGGCTGATCATTACGCTGAAAACGATGCCCATGCCCTGTTTCTGGCGCGTCAGGCCATTGCCTTTTTGAATCGCAAAAAGCCGGAGCAGTTAGCCCGCATTGACAGTCGCGAACCCCTGTATGCCGCCCACGAACTCAACGGCATCGTCCCTGCGGACCCGCGCAAACCTTTTGATATCCGTGAAATCATTGCCCGTCTCGTCGATGCCTCCGAATTCGATGAATTCAAAGCCTTGTACGGCACCACCCTGGTTTGCGGTTTTGCCCATCTGTATGGTTACCCTATTGGCATTGTGGCCAACAACGGCATTTTATTCGGTGAAAGCGCATTAAAAGGCGCTCATTTTATCGAACTGTGTGCCCAGCGCGGTATTCCCCTGCTGTTTTTACAGAACATCACCGGCTTTATGGTAGGCAGCAAATACGAAGCCGGCGGCATCGCCAAACATGGGGCCAAAATGGTGACTGCCGTTGCCAATGCCAATGTGCCCAAATTCACTGTCCTTGTCGGCGGCAGTTTTGGTGCCGGCAACTACGCCATGTGCGGACGCGCCTACGAGCCGAGGTTTTTATGGAGCTGGCCCAATGCCCGCATTTCGGTCATGGGCGGCGAGCAGGCCGCCAATGTGCTGGCGCAGGTGAATCGCGACAAGCATGCCAAACAAGGCACCCCCTGGTCAGAGGAGGCTGAAGAAGCCTTTAAAGCTGAACTTCGCGCCCAGTATGAAACGCAGGGCCATCCCTATTATGCCAGCGCCCGTTTATGGGATGACGGGGTCATCGCCCCTGAAGACACCCGGATGGTGTTGGGCTTAAGTCTGTCCGCGGCATTGAATGCCCCCATTTCAGCGACGCGCTTTGGCGTATTTCGCATGTAAGGATAAAACCATGAGCCACCTGTTGCATGAATGCCAGGATCACGTGTCGGTGATCACGTTAAACCGCGTCGAGAAACACAATGCGTTCGATGACACGCTGCTCCACGATTTGCAGAAAACCCTGGATGAGGCCATCGCCAACCCTGACACCCGGGCCCTTATTTTAAAGGCCAACGGCAAGCATTTTTCAGCCGGTGCCGATGCTCACTGGATGCAGCGAATGGCTCATTACACCGAAGAGGAAAACGTCAAGGATGCCCTGGTCCTTGCCCGCGTGATGAACACCCTCTACACGAGCAATAAGCCCACCATCGCCATGGTCCAGGGGGCCGCTTTTGGCGGCGGTGCCGGTTTAGTGGCGGCCTGTGATATTGCTATCGCAGCACAATCCGCGCGCTTTTGCTTTTCCGAGGTTAAGCTTGGCCTGATCCCCGCGGTCATCAGCCCTTACGTCGTCAACGCCGTCGGCGCACGCGTGGCCAAATGGTTGTTCATGAGTGCGGAAATGATCGATGCCGAGCGCGCCAAACAGCTTAATCTGGTCCATCATTGTATTAATGAGGATCAATTGTGGGATTATACCCTGACTTATGCCCAAACGATGACAACACTGGCCCCGCTAGCTGTCTCAGAATGCAAAACACTGATTGACTGCGTTGACGGCAAACCCATCGATGAGGCATTAATCGAAAAAACAGCTGCAATCATTGCAAAAAAACGGGTTTCTGCGGAAGGTCAGCGCGGGCTTCGCGCCTTCCTTAACAAAGAAACCCCCAACTGGAATTAAGGATTTTCATGTTTAACAGAATTCTTATCGCTAACCGCGGCGAAATTGCCTGTCGGGTGATTCGAACCGCTAAAAAAATGGGCATTGAAACCATTGCCGTTTATTCGCTTGCCGATCAAAACAGCCCGTTTGTGCGTCTCGCGGATAAAGCCTATTGCGTGGGTGAGGCCAGCGCCAAAAGCAGTTATTTAAATATCGATGCCATTATCGAAGCCGCCAAAGCATCGGGTGCTGAAGCCATTCATCCCGGTTACGGTTTTCTATCAGAAAATCCGCAATTTGCCCGTGCCTGCGAACAGGCCGGTATTGTGTTCATTGGCCCGAGTGTTTCGGCCATGGAAGCCATGGCATCCAAACAGCTGGCCAAGCAGTTACTGGAAAAAACCTCCGTGCCCCTGACGCCGGGCTATCACGGCAGCGAGCAAAACGATGCGCACCTGCTGAACGAAGCCCGACGCATTGGCTTTCCGGTATTGCTTAAAGCCGCAAGCGGGGGCGGCGGCAAAGGCATGCGTGCCGTGCATCAGGACACTGATTTTCTGCAGGCGCTGGCCGGCGCCCGCCGTGAAGCCATGGCCAGTTTTGCCGACGACACGATGATCATCGAAAAACTGGTGTTAAACCCGCGTCACGTGGAAGTGCAGGTGATGGCCGACAATCATGGGGGAGTCGTCCATCTTTTTGAGCGCGATTGCTCCATTCAAAGGCGTCATCAAAAAATCATTGAAGAAGCCCCGGCCCCCCGTTTAAATGATGACTTGCGTCAACGACTGGCGACAGCGGCCTGTGAGGTGGCGCGCTCCATTGATTATCGTGGCGCAGGCACGGTTGAATTCCTGGTGGATGGCGACAGCGATTTTTATTTTATGGAAATGAATACCCGCCTGCAGGTGGAACATCCGGTCACCGAAAAAATCACCGGTTTTGATCTGGTGGAATGGCAGATTAAAATTGCCGCCAACGCCCCCCTTCCAGCAGCTCAGGACGCCATTCGCCACTCGGGTCATGCGCTGGAATGCCGCATCTATGCGGAAGATCCGCATCAGGGTTTTATTCCCTCCATCGGCGAAATTCATTTTCTAAAAGAGCCTGACGGGAACAACATCCGTATCGACAGTGGTGTGACCTGCGGGTCCAGCATTACCATGTATTACGACCCCATGATTGCCAAATTAATTACCTGGGGAAACACGCGGGATGAAGCCATTCAACACATGCAGCGGGCATTAAGCCATTATGCCATTGGTGGCGTTAAGACCAACATTCCCTTTCTGCAGGCCATTGTTGCCAATGACGCGTTCATTGCTGCCAACCTAAGCACGGATTTCCTGCAACAGCAAGCCATTCATCTGACCGCACCGGATAAAAAACAGGCTTTACTCATGGCTGCCGCCTATGACTATCTGCAATTGCATGGTCATCAGGATCCCTTACTGCGTCAAAGTGTTGCCTGGCAGTCCAATTTACGCAGCCACTGGTACTGCCGTTACGTGACAGGCGAGCAGGCCTATTGCCTTAAAATCGAAGCCGTAAATGAAAGGCAGTTTCAGGTGACTCTGGAAAACGAGCCGCCCCTGACGTTAACCGCAGGTCTTGATGGTGATTGGTTAACATTGGACGACGGCAGACACCAGCAATCGGCCTGGATTAATCACTACCAGGGTAAGTTGTATTGCTACATCAACGGCGGTCCGGTGATTGTTAGTCCCTACCATTGGGACGATTTAGGCCAGCAGGCGGGTCCCAAGGGGCAACTGACTGCCCCCATGCCCGCCACGGTAGTCGCCATTCTTAAAAACAAGGGTGATAAGGTAAAAGAAGGCGAGCGCCTGATTGTGCTTGAAGCCATGAAAATGGAGCACACCATTCATGCACCGAAAAACGGCACCCTGGCGGAATTGTATTATGAAGTCGGTTCCCAGGTTCAGGAAGGCGCACAGTTACTGGCACTACAGGATTAATCAGGCATTTACAGGTCGGTTCGCTTCACTCAAAATGAAATGAACCGAGTTCATCATGTCTACAAAACCGGAATCAGCATGAACTACCCAAACCAAGTGACCCTCGTTGAGGTAGGTCCACGCGATGGACTGCAGAATGAAATTACCTTTGTGTCGACACGAAAAAAAATTGAATTGATTAACCAACTCAGTCAAAGCGGCTTAAAACGGATTGAAGCCACCAGTTTTGTCTCGCCCAAAGCCATTCCACAACTCTCTGACAACCTTGAAGTCTATGCCGGCATCGATAAACCCGCCGGCGTGCAATTTTCCGCGCTGGTTCCCAATACCCGGGGGCTGCAGCGTGCGATCGAGGCGGGAGTGACAGAAATTGCTGTCTTTACCGCAGCCAGCGAAGAATTCAATCGCCGGAACATCAATTGCTCCATCGCAGAAAGCCTCGCACGCATTGCCGAGATAATCCCCTTAGCCCAGGCCCATCAAATCAAAATCCGCGGGTATGTGTCCTGTGTTGTGGGTTGCCCCTACGAAGGGGCCATTGCCCCTGAAAAGGTGCTGGACGTCGCCCGCGAATTGGCACAGATGGGTATTTATGAAATCAGTCTGGGTGACACCATTGGTGTAGCAACCCCCAGACAAACCACTCTGCTGCTTGAGGCGATTCTAAAGCACCTGCCGGCGAAGCAAATCGCCATGCATTTCCATGATACCTACGGTCAGGCCATTGCCAACATCCATACCTCCCTGCAATGCGGCATTACCTGTTTTGACAGTTCCGTCGCCGGCCTCGGCGGCTGCCCTTATGCCCGCGGCGCCAGCGGCAATGTGGCCACCGAAGATGTGCTTTACCTGATGCACGGATTAGGCATTGAAACCGGAGTCGACATTTACAAAATCGTCCATGCCGGCGACATGATTTGCAAAGCCATGTCAAGAAAAAATCAGTCCAAGGTTGCCAATGCTCTTTTAGCCAATCCCTGTTAAAAAGACACCTGCGACAAAACAGCGCCTCTCATCAGGCTTATCGCCAAAGTGAACGACCTGAAGGCAAAAAACGCCGACTGGTTATTCAATAAACTTTTTTTTTATTCTAATATACCTCGCTTGGACGATAAAACACGACACAACAAAAACGACCGGCGCCCGCTTCACGCCCCACGCCGCCCCTCTTTGAACTATCTATCGGTGAGACATGATGACGAGTAACACATTGACAATTGGTTTGGTGCAGGAAAAATGGTATGAAAATCCAGACGAACACCGCGACCGCCTTGCTTCGGGCATCATCACGGCAGCCAAAAAAGGCGCCGAACTGGTTTGCCTGCAGGAATTAACCCTGTCGCCTTATTTCTGTACCCGCAACGACGTGGATGGCAAGCCATACATGGAAGACATTCACACAGGCCCCACGGCGCAGTTTGTCAGCGAGATGGCCAAAACAGCGGGGGTTTGCATTACCGCCTCACTGTTTGAACAAGCCGGGTACAATACCGCGGTGGCCTTCAATGAGCAGGGCAAGCTTATTGCCGTCACCCGCAAACAACACATTCCCAGCGGTGAAAAATACCATGAAGATTATTATTTTAAGCCGGGTGATTCCGACTATCCCATTCATGCCATTGCCGGGCATCGTTTCGGTTTGCCCACCTGCTACGATCAATGGTTTCCAGAATTATCGAGAATTTACGGCTTAAAAGGTGCAGAGGTCTTGGTTTACCCTACCGCCATCGGCGGCGAACCCACAGCCCCTGGATTTGACAGCCAGCCCATGTGGCAAAAAGTTATGGTGGCTCAGGGAATCATGGCCAATACCTTTATGGTGGCTGTGAACCGCATCGGCTGTGAAAACGAATTGGCATTTTATGGCAGCAGTTTCATCAGTAATCCGCTGGGCGAGATCCTGGTTCAAGCCCCTCGCAATGAGCCGGCCGTCCTGGTTGCCCAACTCGATTTCAGTCAGCGCGACTTGTGGGGCCGTCTGTTTCCTTTTCCCAATCAACGTGAACCGAACACTTACCATGCGCTGGCTAAGCCCCGCGGCTTTTTCAAAGGAGAATTAACCTGATGACACACCAAACCTCAACGGACAGCAATTTTTATAATATTTCACATTGGGGTGAAGGTTATTTCACAGTCAATCAGCAGGGTAACATCGAAATCAGTAAACACCCGGATGAAACCGGCGTTGAACTGAAAGCGATTGTGAATGCGGCGAACCGAGCCGGGCTGCAGTTGCCGCTGCTGATTCGCTTTACAGACATTCTCCACGATCGCGTGGCAAAAATTTATGAAGCATTCACACAGGCCATTGAAGAAATTGATTACCAGGGACGCTACACGCTGGTCTATCCCATCAAGGTCAATCAGGAATGTT
This region of Legionella taurinensis genomic DNA includes:
- a CDS encoding isovaleryl-CoA dehydrogenase, translated to MHTGLHHALGETYDLLRDSVYQFAQHEIAPIAAQIDAENTFPNHLWRKLGDMGLLGITVSEEYGGANMGYLAHAIAMEEISRASASVGLSYGAHSNLCVNQIYLNGNREQKRHYLPKLISGEFVGALAMSESNSGSDVVSMQLHAQSQGDHFILNGTKMWITNGPDADVLVVYAKTDKQAGSKGITAFLIEKGMKGFKTAQKLDKLGMRGSNTCELVFEDCQVPAENILGELNKGAKVLMSGLDYERTILAAGPVGIMQACLDVVIPYVHERKQFGQPIGEFQFIQGKLADMYTELSASRSYLYAVAKACDQGLVNRIDAAGVILYTAEKATQMALQAIQTLGGNGYINEYPTGRLLRDAKLYEIGAGTSEIRRMLIGRELFKETS
- a CDS encoding thiolase family protein, with the translated sequence MDQNDIVIVAAKRTPMGNMLGALSALTAPELGAIAHRAALEQAGISPSDIDEVITGCVLQAGIGQAPGRQAAIGAGIPDSTGATTINKMCGSGMKAVMLGHDLIKAGSANVVLASGMESMSNAPYLLEKARSGYRLGHGQLKDHMFLDGLEDAYERGQLMGCFAEQTAEHFGFTRAQQDDYASRSLTRALQAQQDNGFADEIAPVTITDRKGEVTVSKDESPDAGKLNKIPTLRPAFKADGTVTAANSSSISDGAASLILMTAEQAKKRGVKPLARILAHATHAQAPEWFTTAPVDAIRKVMNKAGWTKNEVDLFEINEAFAVVAMAAITQLELDDNKVNIHGGACALGHPIGASGARILVTLIHALKQRQKTRGIAALCIGGGEATAMAIELV
- a CDS encoding carboxyl transferase domain-containing protein, translating into MAKIVSQINTASTEFKQNAAAMDALVLQLRGLVEQIARGGDDKARARHLKHGKLLPRERLQQLLDPGSPFLELSQLAAYQVYDDVVPAAGIITGIGRINGTECIIVVNDATVKGGTYYPLTVKKHLRAQDIARTNHLPCVYLVDSGGAFLPRQDDVFPDRDHFGRIFYNQATLSAENIPQIAVVMGSCTAGGAYVPAMADESIMVRNQATIFLGGPPLVKAATGEVISAEELGGADVHCRQSGVADHYAENDAHALFLARQAIAFLNRKKPEQLARIDSREPLYAAHELNGIVPADPRKPFDIREIIARLVDASEFDEFKALYGTTLVCGFAHLYGYPIGIVANNGILFGESALKGAHFIELCAQRGIPLLFLQNITGFMVGSKYEAGGIAKHGAKMVTAVANANVPKFTVLVGGSFGAGNYAMCGRAYEPRFLWSWPNARISVMGGEQAANVLAQVNRDKHAKQGTPWSEEAEEAFKAELRAQYETQGHPYYASARLWDDGVIAPEDTRMVLGLSLSAALNAPISATRFGVFRM
- a CDS encoding enoyl-CoA hydratase-related protein: MSHLLHECQDHVSVITLNRVEKHNAFDDTLLHDLQKTLDEAIANPDTRALILKANGKHFSAGADAHWMQRMAHYTEEENVKDALVLARVMNTLYTSNKPTIAMVQGAAFGGGAGLVAACDIAIAAQSARFCFSEVKLGLIPAVISPYVVNAVGARVAKWLFMSAEMIDAERAKQLNLVHHCINEDQLWDYTLTYAQTMTTLAPLAVSECKTLIDCVDGKPIDEALIEKTAAIIAKKRVSAEGQRGLRAFLNKETPNWN
- a CDS encoding acetyl-CoA carboxylase biotin carboxylase subunit, with the translated sequence MFNRILIANRGEIACRVIRTAKKMGIETIAVYSLADQNSPFVRLADKAYCVGEASAKSSYLNIDAIIEAAKASGAEAIHPGYGFLSENPQFARACEQAGIVFIGPSVSAMEAMASKQLAKQLLEKTSVPLTPGYHGSEQNDAHLLNEARRIGFPVLLKAASGGGGKGMRAVHQDTDFLQALAGARREAMASFADDTMIIEKLVLNPRHVEVQVMADNHGGVVHLFERDCSIQRRHQKIIEEAPAPRLNDDLRQRLATAACEVARSIDYRGAGTVEFLVDGDSDFYFMEMNTRLQVEHPVTEKITGFDLVEWQIKIAANAPLPAAQDAIRHSGHALECRIYAEDPHQGFIPSIGEIHFLKEPDGNNIRIDSGVTCGSSITMYYDPMIAKLITWGNTRDEAIQHMQRALSHYAIGGVKTNIPFLQAIVANDAFIAANLSTDFLQQQAIHLTAPDKKQALLMAAAYDYLQLHGHQDPLLRQSVAWQSNLRSHWYCRYVTGEQAYCLKIEAVNERQFQVTLENEPPLTLTAGLDGDWLTLDDGRHQQSAWINHYQGKLYCYINGGPVIVSPYHWDDLGQQAGPKGQLTAPMPATVVAILKNKGDKVKEGERLIVLEAMKMEHTIHAPKNGTLAELYYEVGSQVQEGAQLLALQD
- a CDS encoding hydroxymethylglutaryl-CoA lyase; protein product: MNYPNQVTLVEVGPRDGLQNEITFVSTRKKIELINQLSQSGLKRIEATSFVSPKAIPQLSDNLEVYAGIDKPAGVQFSALVPNTRGLQRAIEAGVTEIAVFTAASEEFNRRNINCSIAESLARIAEIIPLAQAHQIKIRGYVSCVVGCPYEGAIAPEKVLDVARELAQMGIYEISLGDTIGVATPRQTTLLLEAILKHLPAKQIAMHFHDTYGQAIANIHTSLQCGITCFDSSVAGLGGCPYARGASGNVATEDVLYLMHGLGIETGVDIYKIVHAGDMICKAMSRKNQSKVANALLANPC
- a CDS encoding carbon-nitrogen hydrolase, which gives rise to MTSNTLTIGLVQEKWYENPDEHRDRLASGIITAAKKGAELVCLQELTLSPYFCTRNDVDGKPYMEDIHTGPTAQFVSEMAKTAGVCITASLFEQAGYNTAVAFNEQGKLIAVTRKQHIPSGEKYHEDYYFKPGDSDYPIHAIAGHRFGLPTCYDQWFPELSRIYGLKGAEVLVYPTAIGGEPTAPGFDSQPMWQKVMVAQGIMANTFMVAVNRIGCENELAFYGSSFISNPLGEILVQAPRNEPAVLVAQLDFSQRDLWGRLFPFPNQREPNTYHALAKPRGFFKGELT